The genomic window TACAACGAAGCCTGATATAATGTCATGAATGCGTCTGGCGTGAATGAAACTAACCAGTCAAGTAAACCCCTGTGGATCTTATTCCTCGAGTCAAGGTGCACTACATCATTATCCATATCAACGTCTTCCATACACTTCAAAAAGACTGCTGGTCTTTGCAACACGAATATGAAGAACAtgaatatcaaataattcTCATTAGGACCATACATTAGttcaaaataaaagagtTTAAAGAAAACGATCAAAGCTGACAATGAGTTAGCCCTCGTATATGGAACCAAAAGACCCTTACAAATCAAATTGACCATAACATGCGAAAAGTTGTCTTCGGTGACACGTAGATCCCCCATAGCCTCAATTTGCCTTAGAATGTTTTCTGCAAAAGCTCTCTCAGAAATCAATTGCTTGATTAATGGCTGCGGAGTTTTGCCACTATCAATCTTTTGCATGTTTCCCAGAGATAGATGTTGGGCTGCGCTAGACATGAATAACAAACCACTTTGATAAATCATAACATTAAATGAAAAGGCAATAGTAGATGCCAACCAGAACATCCTGGGGAGTAATGGGGATCTTGGATCTACGCCTCTGATGGCTTTGGTGTAGGTGAAGAATGTGGAAATTGTGAAGAAAATTTGTTCATCACTAACCTCTGGAATTGCAAGAATGATCATGCTTTGTTTCAATAAGTTTCTAAGTAGTCCATCAGATATTCCCTCTTTTGATATAATACCTAAAATCATCATAGCACGCGCAGATAAAAATGATTGAACGTGGAATACAGTGCCCATAATGTACTGCAAGTACCTAGTCTTCCATTGTTCAACGCTCATACGAGAACCATTGTCCATTAGGGAGATCAAGTTATTCACAAAGTGCTCCAAAGTGGTGAACTTCGTTAGGAAAGAGGATGCACTAAAGTTTTGTAATAACCGACCTCTTTCTTGACTGAAACCAAACATGATTTTTGTCTTTTGATCCGAGAAGATTTTTTGAATCTCATATAGATTCTTCCTGCTGTATTTAGGAAGAGAAGTATTACTCAATAGGGACTGGCACGTATTCATCAAAAGTTTATGCAAAGATGACCTCATTTCCGTCGAACCAACATCAATCAATAAAGATACAATGAATAATACCTCCGGCATATAAATATCAACCAATAAAGGTGAGTCGCAAAATAAGGAAGAAGCCAAATGGACAAGAATAATTAGTTCAGTCCAACTGTTAACATTAGTTTCCTCTTTGAGGTTTGGAAGAAACGAGTGCGTGATTTCAAGAATCCTCTTAATTACAGCACCGGTGATATCAATTGTCGGAGCTCGTAATAATATTTTACAAGCAGGATGCCAATCCACTCCTTCGGCTGCTCGATCCATACAGTGTCCAATGACTTCGTCAATAATTTCCTGTAACAAATACTGATCTTGAACTAAAGTTGGCCAGATATAGTCAAGGTACAAGGACGTTGGCTGACCTGGTTGGACAGTAAGTCTCACCAAGCGTCTTATGAGTTTATTAGTTCTCTCTGGGCCATCTTGATCATCAGCTAAAAACACATGCTTGCTTAAGTTGCCGATCCAGTATTTCATAGTCCTCAATAAGTTACCGACAAAATGCAAATCGTGTTCCGAGTTCTCCAACATATCTATACTGTATTTCAAGTAATAGCTGGTTAATTCTGGGGACGTCTCAGCTAGAGTCTTGATAAGAGGTTCAAACATAGGGTTTGGATCTTCGGGTACATATATGTCAGGCGTATATGGTAGGAGGTGACCCATGTTCAAAGAGAATGTCGAATGCATCGAAGAAAGCAAATTATAGGACACTGCCCTAATTTCGCTATCACCACCTAGGCCCACTAATGCAACTAGAAGTAAGTGACTTACAATATCTGCCATTTTTATGACCTCTTTAGAGTGCTTACTGATATTATCAGTGGTATATTCGTTATCATTAAACTCTTCTATTATTTTCGCCTGAGCATAATAGAacattttcaatatttcgAGATACTTTGGACTTGACATAATCAACCTCTTACGATCTTTCAACTCAATGCAGAATTCAGATGAAACTCCAGTTATCCTAGACACAGACGTAGAGATAACATTTGCAATCTCATAAACGTAATTCGGCTTGATACTAATCATATCTGAATTCTCTTGCAGCTTAAACTTACGAGGGGTGTCATGAACaatttggaaaaacttGTTACCAACCTTTAATGTCACAGGGCTAAATCTCTTTATATTCTCATCGTAAAGCGATACATCATGCAAAGTAACTCTAACATCATGGAAAACTTCTCTAGAATAATCAGAAAGACCCAAAGTTTTTATCAACTTAGGATCTGATTCTGTATTGATAAAAGATACCGGAACCTTAAGTTTCTGGAATATACTTAGATGCGATCTTTGGAACTCCAACCACCAAGTCAAATAGACTTGAGTTGCATTGTAAAAGTACAGCGTTTCACAGTTATAAAGACCCTCAGATGGCAATAGATTGAAGAATAGAGACATAACTTTCATAAACAGCTTTTTCACTTGGTGCTCATCGTCAAAGCCCGTACAATCAGTAACGAAAAAATGCTTCTTAGTCATAACTTTTGAGTAAATTTGGAAGGTACGATATATCATAGACTCAACATCATtatttccttctctttggAACTCATACCAATTGAACACGACAACAGGCAACCCCTCTGCAGTAACCGattcttgaacaaattTGACTaattcattttcttgaCTTTCGGAAAACTTCAAGGCCTGCTTGCTCATAAATTCATAAAGTTGGGGATTTGTTTCCGCGTTCTCTCTTATATATGCAGGCATTTCATTCTTAAATTCCATTCTAGGTTGTCCCATCAGAGAGAGAAGTCTATCAACAATGACTGCTGAACGACGAATGTTACTAATATCATCGAATGATTTTACGTCATCAATAAGGACATTACGCATTTCTAAGCCATGATAATACAGAAATTTGTGAAGGAAACTGAATTCATTTGGTGTCACCCTGTTTTCTAATCtgagttttattttaacTACTCTTTTCTTATCTGATACCTCTGacaaaaacttgaaaattTTGTTACTAcagttcttcaaatattccgTCTCAGATTCCAAGAGTCTCCACTTGATGGAATTTACAGATCCATTTGCAATATTCTGGATCACCTTTGCGAGAGACATGGATGACTTTCTTGCCTTTGGAGTTAGACTATCAATAATTTCTTCTGAATCGGGACTTACTAGTGCCGGACAGAAGAAACgcaaaaacaagaaagagcCAACAGCAATATCTGCATATTCTGGGAATCTTTCTGAGGCACTTGAGTGAATAGCTTGGCATATTACAAAGAACTGCGGTGGGAATGAATCTATCGAGTTTGTGATTGCATCAACAACCTTAGTCATGTACTTCTTGAACAGCTGTAAATTTCTTGGTGCATCAGGATCGTCTGGCTCAATCTTCTCAACTTCAAAGCACTCATTGGTTTCCAacaattcttccaatatTGGCTTCAAAATTTTCGATAAATAATCCATTCCCTTTATTCTTGCTAGCATCGACAAGGCTCTAGTAGCACAACTATTTCTCCTTAATATTTCCATATGACGAGTGGCGTTGGATATCTCCTCGCGAACAAGTTCGGTTACAATAATATGGGCCGCATTCTTCACTTCGAAAACGTAAACGATTGAGCTGGCTAATGCGTCTATATCACTTGCTGGACATACGCGACAAGCCTTCGAAAGCATAGCAGGTGTCTTGAGGGAAAGAAGGACCACCTCTTCGACAATTTCAtccctttttttcttcaccgAGTTGTTTGAAGTATCAAAGCTAGACACGATATTGACAAAAACATTCATAAATGCAAGACGAATATTCCGATTATTCGAATAACCTATTGGAATAGCATGGTTTAAACCGACATCCACATTAGCTATTAGCAAATTGGTGAGGGACATTATAATATTCTCATTAAGCAGTGCGATCTTATGTCTAAGAGTAGTCGGAAAATTTTCAATGCACGTACTCTTTTCCAATGCTTTCAACAAAATGTTAAAAtaatttccaaaaactaCAGACTTTGATCTCTGAAGTTCAATTTCGGACATTGACTGTGGTGCTTCTAAAACCAAATCTTTAGTTAAATATGTGATGGCTTTGGACGACTCAATGGTAGTGTCTATGTATAAATAGTCCAAATCACGCTTTTCCAAATCCATATCACGGTGCGACTTGCTCAAATTTTGTAGATCAAAGTCATTAAATATAGCACTCTGGAACCATTGTGTTACGAGCCTTAACCATCTATTTTTCACCACCATATAACCAGTAATACATATACTGGATTCAGAATGCTGGAATGATTTAAGCATCTTGGACAGATGAATAACACATTTGAAGTATTTTGGAGATGATTTATCGATGTTGTCCACAATCTTTAGGATATCGTCAATTAAGTTCAACAAAGGCACTGACACCAATATGAGAACCTCACTTGTGTCATCTCTTTCTAAAATCATCCTAATGACCATGATCACCTGCTCCAATAAAATTAAGGATAGTTcgttctctttttctattACATTGATATCCTTCAATTCGTTAATACGACGTTGTAAAGCAGAGAATACCGAAGAGAAAGCTAAAGGATGCAATTCCGTAGCGATAATATCCTTTGAGTTCTCTCTTGTCAACAAATCTTCATTGTTTAACCATAGACAttgtttttcaacaaagtATTTGATTTTGGAATCAACACTTTGCTTCATGTCGTCTAAAAGTGGGAATTGGTGACCTATGGAAGCATTAATCGTTGAAAAAATCCCACAAGATGCAGCCAAGAAACCAGCATAATTACGAAAATGACTCAAGTCAGTAGCATTCAATGAGGGCTTAACAGATAAATCGTACCATTTTTTGTAAATCAATTGGGAAACATCAAAAATGATCTTATCGGGGTACTTAATATACTTCAAAATATCTGTCCTCAACCTACGTTGGAAAGCCACTACACCAGTGGAAACATAATTATCACGGCTCATAACATTAAAAAACTCAAGATTGGCCATATCTAATTCAGAATCATTTCCGTCATCTTCATGGAAAAGCTGATGTATCCTAATTTCTTCAGTGAAAAGCTTAAATGATGATTTCAACAACTTGTGAATATTAGTGTTATTAGAATAGagagaacaaaacaatGCCCTTCCAACTGATCCACGAATCAATCCAAAAGTTAAGCGTTcagattcttcaagttccGATAAATCTCCTTCCATTTCATATCCCTTCACAATGCTGATTCGAGCTTTCCAAAGATCCACCAATGGTTTCAATAAATGTTCTCTTTTAGCGTCTGAAAGGTTCaagttgaacaaagttGTACCAATAAGAGACAACAGATATCCGGAACCTGTATAACATATCGATCTATAAGCAGAGTGCTGCTGTTGTGCTGACTTAAGTTGTGATATAACAGTACTAATCACCCCTTGCGCTGTATCAAATAAAGTTTCATTGTCGTCAATGAAGCTAGCAAAAACTGGTTTCACAAGTTTTAAGTAATTTGTTGAAGGTGTCGAGGTATCAGGATCATCGTAGGTCAAAACGTAATAGTTAGACATACCTTTGtatattgaaaatatattaGTGAGAATGATTCTTGCAAGCTGAGTATTTTCTTGCTCATGTCTCTCTAATGTTTCCCGAATATTCTTAACAGTGGCACTGCTCACTGACTCCTGAGAGGCCTTTCTAAGCATGCTACTAACTCTTAAAGGTGACTTGATATTTTTATCAATAATAGTGCGGATGGAATTAATAGACctatcattttcatttggaGATGCAGAACTGCGAGATGTGGTCATCGATGATTTTGATGGACGTCCTGCAGTTGGGGCTACAATGTCTCTAATATTTTTACCTGTATTTTGAATCATTGGAACATCTACCGGCgacaaagaagaggatgaagagGAGGTAGATCTCGATTTTGACAATGGAGTGCTGGTACCTGTTCTTGAGAAAAAGTTCAGAAAGGCAGGAGACGAAGATGGCAGTGGAGATGGGTTGAAATACATCTTTGGTGATTCTGAATTATCACTTGATGCACTTACTTCGAATATAGTCTCT from Kluyveromyces marxianus DMKU3-1042 DNA, complete genome, chromosome 6 includes these protein-coding regions:
- the IRA2 gene encoding Ras GTPase activating protein IRA2; the encoded protein is MPTGQAMLNDVASFLLAQLDPLLPVNSHVKTFEEVERDQYFMNIRLSLFNLVITHGYSAISPALIAKLEQVSSLPKDGTHDFDILLSLIVLLRMITDTNEVYWRMLDPEYNISTSSDEKIAFSTYYNGFSVQTTTLHTVRPQPLTPQLASSFLQLLSKIKSNKKVIKMLNSMLRSLHGNNTSYAHPPLKDNTIGLTESKKTKYNSYLIEVLDQHCAYLFKYIAASNPQEFHMFIKTTVISPLLITHTHSESDIASFLCYFSYHYITLDTLPTFLEILQKMAARMKKSIYQEVLLYFASESIQSWIMARPKDYLRVIDSIQRNSADPGILTIQRISTSLFEDVYSSFNIEKLLTEGAVSSSSSSSSTVGSQSTTMNSSQDSPIYVDPFDEQALIDEESNNNGYSGNSSESPRSPTSSTSSSRSAFNVPYYGPKFELIDDTEDMTRVSVLTFSTLMLMLSPDIFEEINNTSLKHIPEDVPTSDHDADASEDRTPTDSPFSNRYPTTTKSSKSSKFGLKKLKHQLTSLNHVTNKKTKFLLTILKNINGNNIVSENAILDTLRVLILISKLSTSNLLRERDAPVANFTRRLFYIMCDILQLGSEKDAKFNPVIAHCLAKYPQAHLKLQVDYFYVACSIDVDSFLEKLADYLKRKHTGIMHLRMITDGFCLYFNNITKETIKEKIMARIDKFLKDTAYEVSNILLASSSILEDSASEMVETIFEVSASSDNSESPKMYFNPSPLPSSSPAFLNFFSRTGTSTPLSKSRSTSSSSSSLSPVDVPMIQNTGKNIRDIVAPTAGRPSKSSMTTSRSSASPNENDRSINSIRTIIDKNIKSPLRVSSMLRKASQESVSSATVKNIRETLERHEQENTQLARIILTNIFSIYKGMSNYYVLTYDDPDTSTPSTNYLKLVKPVFASFIDDNETLFDTAQGVISTVISQLKSAQQQHSAYRSICYTGSGYLLSLIGTTLFNLNLSDAKREHLLKPLVDLWKARISIVKGYEMEGDLSELEESERLTFGLIRGSVGRALFCSLYSNNTNIHKLLKSSFKLFTEEIRIHQLFHEDDGNDSELDMANLEFFNVMSRDNYVSTGVVAFQRRLRTDILKYIKYPDKIIFDVSQLIYKKWYDLSVKPSLNATDLSHFRNYAGFLAASCGIFSTINASIGHQFPLLDDMKQSVDSKIKYFVEKQCLWLNNEDLLTRENSKDIIATELHPLAFSSVFSALQRRINELKDINVIEKENELSLILLEQVIMVIRMILERDDTSEVLILVSVPLLNLIDDILKIVDNIDKSSPKYFKCVIHLSKMLKSFQHSESSICITGYMVVKNRWLRLVTQWFQSAIFNDFDLQNLSKSHRDMDLEKRDLDYLYIDTTIESSKAITYLTKDLVLEAPQSMSEIELQRSKSVVFGNYFNILLKALEKSTCIENFPTTLRHKIALLNENIIMSLTNLLIANVDVGLNHAIPIGYSNNRNIRLAFMNVFVNIVSSFDTSNNSVKKKRDEIVEEVVLLSLKTPAMLSKACRVCPASDIDALASSIVYVFEVKNAAHIIVTELVREEISNATRHMEILRRNSCATRALSMLARIKGMDYLSKILKPILEELLETNECFEVEKIEPDDPDAPRNLQLFKKYMTKVVDAITNSIDSFPPQFFVICQAIHSSASERFPEYADIAVGSFLFLRFFCPALVSPDSEEIIDSLTPKARKSSMSLAKVIQNIANGSVNSIKWRLLESETEYLKNCSNKIFKFLSEVSDKKRVVKIKLRLENRVTPNEFSFLHKFLYYHGLEMRNVLIDDVKSFDDISNIRRSAVIVDRLLSLMGQPRMEFKNEMPAYIRENAETNPQLYEFMSKQALKFSESQENELVKFVQESVTAEGLPVVVFNWYEFQREGNNDVESMIYRTFQIYSKVMTKKHFFVTDCTGFDDEHQVKKLFMKVMSLFFNLLPSEGLYNCETLYFYNATQVYLTWWLEFQRSHLSIFQKLKVPVSFINTESDPKLIKTLGLSDYSREVFHDVRVTLHDVSLYDENIKRFSPVTLKVGNKFFQIVHDTPRKFKLQENSDMISIKPNYVYEIANVISTSVSRITGVSSEFCIELKDRKRLIMSSPKYLEILKMFYYAQAKIIEEFNDNEYTTDNISKHSKEVIKMADIVSHLLLVALVGLGGDSEIRAVSYNLLSSMHSTFSLNMGHLLPYTPDIYVPEDPNPMFEPLIKTLAETSPELTSYYLKYSIDMLENSEHDLHFVGNLLRTMKYWIGNLSKHVFLADDQDGPERTNKLIRRLVRLTVQPGQPTSLYLDYIWPTLVQDQYLLQEIIDEVIGHCMDRAAEGVDWHPACKILLRAPTIDITGAVIKRILEITHSFLPNLKEETNVNSWTELIILVHLASSLFCDSPLLVDIYMPEVLFIVSLLIDVGSTEMRSSLHKLLMNTCQSLLSNTSLPKYSRKNLYEIQKIFSDQKTKIMFGFSQERGRLLQNFSASSFLTKFTTLEHFVNNLISLMDNGSRMSVEQWKTRYLQYIMGTVFHVQSFLSARAMMILGIISKEGISDGLLRNLLKQSMIILAIPEVSDEQIFFTISTFFTYTKAIRGVDPRSPLLPRMFWLASTIAFSFNVMIYQSGLLFMSSAAQHLSLGNMQKIDSGKTPQPLIKQLISERAFAENILRQIEAMGDLRVTEDNFSHVMVNLICKGLLVPYTRANSLSALIVFFKLFYFELMYGPNENYLIFMFFIFVLQRPAVFLKCMEDVDMDNDVVHLDSRNKIHRGLLDWLVSFTPDAFMTLYQASLYFASKATDEQSKVRFMLVYKYLMESNLEAAFKLYPFILGELRRLSKYSNNSSVMILAFEIIKMAVKSKEYPRIPQIEEELFATLSERGLTGIQNIPFENDLLNDALNGVRENPVITYERKKLSVMLISKVISLP